From the genome of Pseudomonas migulae:
CACAGCGACACCCCGGTTCGCCACGTGTTCGGCGCCCAGATCCGGCTGCACGGCAACCGCGTGCGTCGGCGCAACCAGGAGCTGATCGGCCTGTTGCATGGCGATGTCGATGCTATCTTCCTCAAAGGCGCCCATGGCCTGCAACTGGCGGACGAGTTCGGCCTGCACGTGGTGGTCGACACCGGCTCCCACCCCGACCCGCTGATCCGCGCCAACATCGGCACGCCGCGCACCCTGACGGTGGACCAGCAGTTGCTGGATGAGCATTTCGACGCCGCGCGGTGCATCGTCGACAGCGTGCTGCATGCCGAACGCTGGGCTTGGGCCCACCCTGAAGAGACCCGGCGATTCCTCGCTCGTGAACTGAACACCAGCGAATATTGGGTCGCGGCTGCGTACGGCGAGGATGCCCATCGCCGCTTGCGAACCGCCCTCGACGAAACCTCGATCACCGCCCTGCAACACCTGACGGACTTCCTCCAGCGCTGGGACTTCATCCCCCAACGTTTCGACGTCCGCGACTGGATTGATCCGCGTCCACTGGAGGAGGTTTGTCGGGGGATTTGACTCCCGTTGCACACGACGTGCTCAGGGGGCGAGTATTTCCTGGAGAAATTCTATGAACACATTGATGCGACTGGAGCCGCGATGGTTGGGCAGATACAGCGCGTTGATGCAGGTGCTCGCACTGCCTGGGTTGACTTCATACTGCTCCAGCACGCGGGTCAACCGACCGGCGCCAACATCGTCACGCACCAGCCAATCGGCCAGCAGCGTCACCCCGCCACCCGCCAACGCGGCCTCCCGCAGGATGTCGGCGTTGTTGCTTTGCAGCCGCCCCTGCACATTCAAGCGGATGATTTCTTCGACGCCCTGGAATGTCCAGTTGTGGTGGCCCATGCGGTAATCAAAGCGCAAGCATTGATGCTCCAACAGATCACGGGGGTGTCGGGGTAATCCGGTCCGCATCAGGTACTCGGGACTCGCCACCACCCAACGCTGGAAATCACCCACTTTCTTGCTGACGATGTCATCACTGACGACCGAAGAACCGAGACGCACGGACACATCGATTTGCTCGCTGAGCAGGTCACTGACCTCGTCGCTCAACGACAGGCTGATCTCCAGGCCAGGATGGCGCTCAAGCAGTCGCCCCAGATGAGGGGCGATGATACGCCGGCCGAATTCCACCGGGACGCTGGCGCGTAATCGTCCCTGGGCTTCGCTGCCACGGTCGGCAACGACGGCATCGGCCTCGTCGATGGCCTCGAGTATCGCCACTGCTTTCTCGAAATAGTGCTGCCCCGCCACCGTGACACTGGTGTTGCGCGTGGTGCGGTTAAGCAGGCTGGCGCCCAGCTCACTTTCCAGCCCCGCGACCTGTCGCGTCACTGACGAAGTAGAAATGCCGAGCTTGCGCGCGGCGGCCGAGTAACCACCGCAGCGTACCGTTTCGACAAACATTTTCAGCGCCAGTAACTTGTCCATGAGCGAAGTCCAGGATCGAAAGTAATGGTGATGACTATGCATGACCCGGCATTGGGTGTCTTGCATGGCTGTGCTTAACCCGACTCACCGGAGTAAAAACTCAACCTCCAGTCAGGATCAAGTGATGCCCATGATCCGGTTGCCCATGCTCACACCCCAATCCCCCATGTGCTTGCCTTCTGCCAGTTGCAGTTGCTGCCAGGCCAGCAGGGCTTTATCGATGTCGCCCATGTCGTCGATCGCTTGAGCCAGGGCCAGTGCATTGCGGGCCGCCTTGGCCGTGCTTCCGGCCGTGTGAGGGCGCGGCACAAAGGCAGCGTCCCCCGTCAACAACACGCGGCCAAACACCATTCGAGGGACGTTGAGATCAAGGATCGCCTGTACGAAAACATCCTTGGTCTGGCGAATCAGTTCACGAAACGCCGGGTTGGCCTGCTGCTCACCCATTTTCCTGATGTAAGCCTCCTGCTCCCTTGCCAAGGCGCCCGGGGGAATGGAGTGGCTACGCCGATGCCCCTTGTTATCGGTGAGCACAGCGTCCAGTTCTGCGCCTTGCGCAGCTTTCAAATACCAGAGCCAGTTGAACCGTCGCTCGCCGGGATCAACCGAGCCGTTCAGGCCCGGCACCATGTATTCCAGCATCAGCGATTCGGGGTCCTGCTGAAACACAAAGTCCTCGTAGAGTTGTGCCTTGGCGAAGTCTGGAAGTTCGTGCTCATCGACCAAACCACGCCAGACCACATAGCCTGAATAGGAATACCCGGCCCCTGGCAACACCAGGCTTCGCACGGTCGACCCTGCCCCATCGGCGCCGATCAACAGGTCGCCCTCGGCGCTGCTGCCATCTTCAAACATCGCCGTCACGCGTTGCTCATTTTGAACTAGGTCAACCAGCGTTTTACCCCGGTGATAGTGCTCGGCAGGGAATGCAGAAAACAATGAGTTGTACAGAGTGTTCCAGGACGTCTGGGTTTGCGGCATCGACTCCTTGTGCACGACGGTGCCGGCCCGATCCAGATACAGGCGATCATGGGACCGGACCCCGAGCGCATGGGTATGTTTGATGTCCGCGTAGCGAAAATGCTGCAAGACGTCCGCTTGCAGGACGATGCCTCCGCCGCGACTGTCCATCGCAGCCGGGGATCGCTCGAAAACATCGACGTGCCAGCCGATCGCACGCAACGCCGTGGCGGCGAACAGCCCGCCCAGGGAACCACCAATGACCAAGGCCTTCGGAATGTCTGCACGCGTCATTAGCTTTCTCCTCGTAGCCGGGTGATTCCCACGTTGCGTTATGCCAACACCGGATAGTCGATGTAGCCCTTGGCGTCGCCGCCAAAAAAGCTGCTGCCGTCCGCCAGGTTGAGTTCGTTACGGCCACGCAAGCGCGCCGGCAAGTCGGGGTTGGCAATGAACGGGCGACCAAAAGCGATCAGGTCGGCACGCCCCTGCGCGATGGCCTGTTCGGCCGTTTCGCCGGTGTAACCGCCCGCCAGCATCAGTACGCCGTGGAAGTCCGCGCGCAGCTGTTTGATGATGGCATCCCAGCGTGGATCGTTACTCTCGTCGAGTACGGTGCCGACCATCATCGGCTCCACCAGGTGCAGGTAAGCGAGATTCCAGTGATTGAGTCGGGATGCGATGTAGCCAAAGGTCTGTTCCGGGGTGTCATCGTCCATCCCCATGAAACGCCCCATCGGTGTCAGGCGAACGGCGACGCGTTCGGCACCGACTTCTTCGGTCACGGCCTCCACGACTTCAAGCAATAGACGCGCGCGGTTTTCGATGCTTCCACCGTAGCGATCACTGCGCTGATTGCTGGCGCTGTTGATGAACTGGTCGAGCAGGTAGCCGTTACCCGCATGAATCTCCACACCGTCCATACCGGCCAGCAGCGCATTGCGAGCGGCCTTGCGGAAGTCGGTGACGATCGCTTCGATCCCCGCAATGTCCAGCTCCTGGGGAACAGGCACATCGCCCCAGACCCCCTCACCCTTTTCATTCAGGATGAACGTCTTGCCGGGGACCGGCTGCGCAGTCGGTGCCACCGGCAAACCGCCGTTGGGTTGGAACACCGGGTGTGACACCCTCCCCACATGCCAGAGCTGCAGGAAAATGCGCCCGCCCTCTGCATGCACGGCTTCGCTGACCGCTTTCCAGCCCTGAATCTGCTCCGCGCTATGAATGCCGGGCGTCCAGGCGTAACCCTGGCCCTGCTGCGAAATCTGCGTCGCTTCGGTAATGATCAACGCGGCACTGGCCCGCTGACGGTAGTACTCGACGTTCATCGCGGTCGGGACGTTGCCCGGCTGGCCCGCCCGGGAACGAGTCAGCGGCGCCATGGCGACGCGGTGATCAAGGGAAAGCAGGCCGAGTTTGATAGGGCTGAACAAGTGATGGGGCATGATGAATTCCTGAATGGATAAGGATTGAAAACGGCTCAAGCCGCCTGGTTTCGTCTGAGTATCCGGGTCATGACTTCGACGGGCTGAGCGCCACTGATCACGTCGTCTGCGATCTGGATACTCGGAACCGAGCGCACACCGGACGCCTTGGTCATGGCTTCAAGTTTCAACACTTCAGCAGTGCCTTCATCGGTGTTGAGAAAGTCGACAATGGCCTCGCGGTCCAGCCCCGCTTCGGCAGCGATGTCCGCCAGCACTTTGAGGTCGCCGATGTCCCGCCCTTCGCCGAAGTACGCCTTGAAAATGGCCTTGACCAGAAAAGCAGCGTCGCTGCCCGCCTGTTGTTCTCGCCAGACCAGGCGATGGGCCGCCAGGGTGTTGGGGGTTTTTTCGACTCGCTCATAAGCGAACTGAAGACCGATGGCCTTACCGGCGTGGGTAACCTGTGCGTCCATGGCCTGGCTACGCGCCCAGCTGCCGAATTTGCCGGAGCGATAGGTTTTACGATCCATGCCCTGAACAGGCATGTCCGGATTCAACTGATACGGCAGGAAAACAACCTGGCGGTCAGTTGCAAAATTCGAGGCGGCAAGTGCGCGTTCCAGGTGCTCTTCACCGATCCAGCACCAAGGGCAAATGAAGTCGTAAATCACGTGAACAGTGGCTGCGTGCAAACTCATGAGGATCTCCATGGGTTGAATGTTTTCACCCCCCCAAGGTAGGGGCCCGGGCCCCGTCAGAGAATCCATCGGCTGCACAACGCAGCGTTTCGTAAAACGCAAAGGTGGGGAGATCACCCCACGGGATGGCTGTCCGAACCGAGTAATTCGGTCAGGAAATCAATGAACGTATTGATACGTTTCGATCCGCGATGATTGGGCAGGTACAGGGCCGAGATCGCCGAACTCGAGCTGTTCGGATTGACGACAAAAGCGTCGAACAAGGCGGTCAGGCGACCGCTGTCAATGTCATCGTCGACCAGCCAGTCGGGCAACAGCGCCACGCCGCTGCCGGCCAGCACGACGTCACGCAAGACCTCGGCATTGTTGCTCTTGAATTGCCCATCGACGGGTACACGGGTCTCTTGTCCCTTGTCGGTAAATGTCCAGACCTGTTGCGATGTGCCGTAGCTGAAGCACATGCAGTCGTGTTGCATGAGGTCCATGGGCTGGTCGGGAAATCCTCGCGCATTCAGGTACTCAGCGCTGGCGACGACCCGGCGTCGAAAGCTGCCGATGCGGCGGCTGACCACCGCTTCCATGGCCGCTGGCGACCCCAGCCGGATCGAGAGATCGATGCGTTCGCCGAGCAAATCGACGATGTCGTCGGACAGTGTCATGTCGAGGATGAGCAGTGGGTAACGCGCTAGCAGCGCGCAGATATGGGGGGCAATGAGGCGGTGCCCAAACGCCACAGGCACTGAAATGCGCAGCTGTCCTGCGGGGACTTCACCCCGATCCGATACCGACTCGTCTGCGTCCGCCATGGCGCTCAGGATGTCCCGGGTTTTCAGGTAGTAAACGCCACCGGCAGCCGTCAACGTGACTTGCCGGGTAGAACGATGAAGCAGCACGGCACCGAGGTCATCCTCAAGCCTGTCGATCATTCTCGTCACTGAAGAAGTGGCCAGATTGAGTTGTCTGGCGGCAGACGAAAAGCCCTTCGAATCGACCGACTGGACGAACATTTTCAGCGCGAGCAGCTTGTCCATGAAACTCCTTCAATGTCATCGGAACGCTCCTTGAAGATCTATTTTTGGACGTCGGCCGAGGCGGCGCGAGTTAACGGTTGTTAATTCTGCCACCGTTGCGCCGGGCGCAATGTAGCGTTGCGCCTTGATGGGGTACTCCATCACAACCGCCCTCTCTAAGCTCCCTCCCAGAAGTCGCCGTACGCCAATCGCAAGCGGTGGATTGAAAAATCTGTCGTTAACTCAGGAGAGGTGAGGCGATGAAGCGCAAGACGATCATCGGTGCCGTTCTGGCAATCGGCATCGTGGGGATGGGGTTCGCATTCTGGATGATGTGGAGGCCGGCCATTCCCGTCGCCGGCCAGCATCAGAATGCCGGTCGCGAAACCCTGGACAGGGGCCGACGCGTTGTCGAAGCGGGAGACTGCGCGGTCTGCCACACACGGCCAGGGGGCGCTTACATGGCGGGCGGATTGCCGCTGGTAACGCCCTTCGGAACACTCTTCACCACCAACATCACCCCGGACCGGAAAACCGGAATCGGCGAGTGGTCGCTGGACGCCTTTGAGCGGGCCATGCGTGAAGGCATCGCGCGTGATGGCCATTTTCTCTACCCGGCGTTCCCCTACGTGCATTACCGAAAGATGAGCGATGCAGACATCGCCGACGCCTATGCCTTTCTGATGAGCGTGGACCCGGTCAACTACACCGCACCGGAAAACCACATGATTTTCCCGATGAATTTCCGCCCGCTGGTGTCTTTCTGGAACCTGCTGTTCCTGCATGGGGATCCGCTGGAACCGCTTCCCGACCGGTCAGCACTGTGGAACCGCGGACGCTATCTGGTCGAAGGCGCCGGGCACTGCTCGTCCTGCCATTCGCCGCTGAATCTGATTGGCGGGGAGAAAAGCAGCGAGCTGTTCAACGGTGGTGTCGTCGACGGCTGGACCGCCCCCGCCCTGCGAGGCATGGCCACGGCGGAACATCCCTGGAATGAAGCCCAGTTGGTCGCCTACCTGACCGGCGAAGTCGCCGAAGGACACGGCGCAGCGGCGGGCCCGATGTTGCCGGTCAGCCTGAGCATCGCGCAGATGCCGGCGGAAGATGCCCATGCGATCGCGCAGTACATTCTTGACCTGAAGAAAACCTCTTCGGAGGCGACCTTGCCGCCCTGCACCTCTGCGGCCAAGCCCAGTGCCAAGGCGCTTGAGGGCGCCTCGTTGTTCGAAGGGGCCTGCGCGAGCTGCCACGGCAATGCCGCACCAATGCGCGTCATTGAGTCAAGACCCGCGCTGGCCCACACCTCGGCAGTGACGGCGGACTCACCACGCAATTTGATCCAGACCATCCTGCAGGGCATCCCGATGTCCACCGCCGCTGCGAGCCACTACATGCCGGCCTTCGCCCATAACCTGGACGATGCCGACGTGGCGGCCATTGCCGAGTATCTGCG
Proteins encoded in this window:
- a CDS encoding ABC transporter substrate-binding protein; this encodes MSTHFLDTLWYTHSPVPTGLGIAVESGRLAAAFRPFGTNIQALRESNDREIREAHFDHHLPNSVRHGGNTPAIWARSTGVQTRVIGLSWSDEVQLIVSNPDSPVKTIRDLKDRRFGLPKWANVKIDFNRASALRGLENALSLEGLEVADVDLVDYPYGGTHSDTPVRHVFGAQIRLHGNRVRRRNQELIGLLHGDVDAIFLKGAHGLQLADEFGLHVVVDTGSHPDPLIRANIGTPRTLTVDQQLLDEHFDAARCIVDSVLHAERWAWAHPEETRRFLARELNTSEYWVAAAYGEDAHRRLRTALDETSITALQHLTDFLQRWDFIPQRFDVRDWIDPRPLEEVCRGI
- a CDS encoding FAD binding domain-containing protein — protein: MTRADIPKALVIGGSLGGLFAATALRAIGWHVDVFERSPAAMDSRGGGIVLQADVLQHFRYADIKHTHALGVRSHDRLYLDRAGTVVHKESMPQTQTSWNTLYNSLFSAFPAEHYHRGKTLVDLVQNEQRVTAMFEDGSSAEGDLLIGADGAGSTVRSLVLPGAGYSYSGYVVWRGLVDEHELPDFAKAQLYEDFVFQQDPESLMLEYMVPGLNGSVDPGERRFNWLWYLKAAQGAELDAVLTDNKGHRRSHSIPPGALAREQEAYIRKMGEQQANPAFRELIRQTKDVFVQAILDLNVPRMVFGRVLLTGDAAFVPRPHTAGSTAKAARNALALAQAIDDMGDIDKALLAWQQLQLAEGKHMGDWGVSMGNRIMGIT
- a CDS encoding alkene reductase, which produces MPHHLFSPIKLGLLSLDHRVAMAPLTRSRAGQPGNVPTAMNVEYYRQRASAALIITEATQISQQGQGYAWTPGIHSAEQIQGWKAVSEAVHAEGGRIFLQLWHVGRVSHPVFQPNGGLPVAPTAQPVPGKTFILNEKGEGVWGDVPVPQELDIAGIEAIVTDFRKAARNALLAGMDGVEIHAGNGYLLDQFINSASNQRSDRYGGSIENRARLLLEVVEAVTEEVGAERVAVRLTPMGRFMGMDDDTPEQTFGYIASRLNHWNLAYLHLVEPMMVGTVLDESNDPRWDAIIKQLRADFHGVLMLAGGYTGETAEQAIAQGRADLIAFGRPFIANPDLPARLRGRNELNLADGSSFFGGDAKGYIDYPVLA
- a CDS encoding LysR family transcriptional regulator, which gives rise to MDKLLALKMFVQSVDSKGFSSAARQLNLATSSVTRMIDRLEDDLGAVLLHRSTRQVTLTAAGGVYYLKTRDILSAMADADESVSDRGEVPAGQLRISVPVAFGHRLIAPHICALLARYPLLILDMTLSDDIVDLLGERIDLSIRLGSPAAMEAVVSRRIGSFRRRVVASAEYLNARGFPDQPMDLMQHDCMCFSYGTSQQVWTFTDKGQETRVPVDGQFKSNNAEVLRDVVLAGSGVALLPDWLVDDDIDSGRLTALFDAFVVNPNSSSSAISALYLPNHRGSKRINTFIDFLTELLGSDSHPVG
- a CDS encoding c-type cytochrome; amino-acid sequence: MKRKTIIGAVLAIGIVGMGFAFWMMWRPAIPVAGQHQNAGRETLDRGRRVVEAGDCAVCHTRPGGAYMAGGLPLVTPFGTLFTTNITPDRKTGIGEWSLDAFERAMREGIARDGHFLYPAFPYVHYRKMSDADIADAYAFLMSVDPVNYTAPENHMIFPMNFRPLVSFWNLLFLHGDPLEPLPDRSALWNRGRYLVEGAGHCSSCHSPLNLIGGEKSSELFNGGVVDGWTAPALRGMATAEHPWNEAQLVAYLTGEVAEGHGAAAGPMLPVSLSIAQMPAEDAHAIAQYILDLKKTSSEATLPPCTSAAKPSAKALEGASLFEGACASCHGNAAPMRVIESRPALAHTSAVTADSPRNLIQTILQGIPMSTAAASHYMPAFAHNLDDADVAAIAEYLRNESCATRPWTDLDKTIKSIRAQEQQP
- a CDS encoding LysR family transcriptional regulator, translating into MDKLLALKMFVETVRCGGYSAAARKLGISTSSVTRQVAGLESELGASLLNRTTRNTSVTVAGQHYFEKAVAILEAIDEADAVVADRGSEAQGRLRASVPVEFGRRIIAPHLGRLLERHPGLEISLSLSDEVSDLLSEQIDVSVRLGSSVVSDDIVSKKVGDFQRWVVASPEYLMRTGLPRHPRDLLEHQCLRFDYRMGHHNWTFQGVEEIIRLNVQGRLQSNNADILREAALAGGGVTLLADWLVRDDVGAGRLTRVLEQYEVNPGSASTCINALYLPNHRGSSRINVFIEFLQEILAP
- a CDS encoding DsbA family oxidoreductase, encoding MSLHAATVHVIYDFICPWCWIGEEHLERALAASNFATDRQVVFLPYQLNPDMPVQGMDRKTYRSGKFGSWARSQAMDAQVTHAGKAIGLQFAYERVEKTPNTLAAHRLVWREQQAGSDAAFLVKAIFKAYFGEGRDIGDLKVLADIAAEAGLDREAIVDFLNTDEGTAEVLKLEAMTKASGVRSVPSIQIADDVISGAQPVEVMTRILRRNQAA